ACGTCGATGTCGGCCACGGTCTCCTCCTCTCGGAAGCGGGTGGGGCTGCGAGGGGACTGCACCTGCACGCCGTTATCGGTAGCATCGTCCGGGCGCGCGCGCTAGACTCACGCGTTCGACTCGTATCAACCCGCGGACGGATCGACATGGGGCAGGTGCTCTTCTGGCTGGGCGCGGCGACGGTCCTCTTCTTCCTCGCCGTCGCCGTGGAGGTGATCGCGGGCGGGCGGAGGCTCGTCTTCCTGCGCGACGTGGCGCCGCTCGGCGACGACGAGATGCCGGCGGTCTCCGTCATCGTCCCCGCGCGCAACGAGGAGCGGGGCGTGGAGCGGGCGCTGCGCTCGGTGCTCGCCCAGCGCGGGCCGCGCACCGAGGTGATCGTGGTGGAGGACCGCTCGGAGGACGCCACGGGGGCGATCCTGGACCGCATGGCGGCCGAGGACCCGGCCCTGCGCGTGGTGCACGTCACCGAGCTGCCGCCGGGGTGGCTGGGGAAGAACCACGCGCTCTGGCTGGGCGCCGAGGCCGCCGCCGGCGAGCTGCTCCTCTTCACCGACGCCGACGTGGTGATGGCGCCCGGCACCGTGCGGCGCGCGGCGGCGCACGTGGTGCGCGGCGGCTTCGACCACGTGACCATGGGGCCGCGCGTGGACATGCCCGGCTGGGTGCTGAAGACCTTCGGCATCGTCTTCGGGCTGAACTTCGTGCTCTTCACCCGGCCGTGGAAGGCGCGGGACCCCAGGAGCAGGCACTTCGTGGGCGTGGGCGCCTTCAACCTGGTGCGCGCCGAGGTCTACCGCGCCATCGGCACCCACCGCGCCATCGCCATGCGGCCCGACGACGACATGAAGCTGGGGAAGCTGGTGAAGAAGCACGGCTTCCGGCAGGACCTGGTGATCGGCGCCGACGCGATCTCGGTGGAGTGGTACCACGGCGTGCGCGAGGCGGTGCTGGGGCTGCGCAAGAACGGCTTCGCGGGGGTGGACTACCGCATCTCGCTGGTGCTGCTGGCCACGGTGACGCAGCTCGTGTTCTTCGTCTGGCCGTGGATCGCCGTCTTCGCCACCGGCGGGGCCACGCGCGCCCTCTACGCGCTCGCCGTCGGCTTCATGCTCTTCCTGTTCGCGGGGCTGGCGCGCCAGCAGAAGGTGCCCATGTGGTACGGCGTCTTCTGGCCCGTCGCCAGCCTGCTGTTCGTCTACGTCACCTGGAACGCCACCCTCTACGCGCTCGTCCACCGCGGCATCGAGTGGCGCGGCACCCACTACCCGCTCGACCAGCTCCGCGCCAACCGGGTCTGATACCGTCCTTCGAGATTCGCTGTGCATTGGGAAGCCGTCGTTCCGAGTGGAGCCCGATGCGCTAGTCTCGCGTTCGCCACCGAAGTCGGCCGGGCTCCCGAGGAATCTACCCGCGGCCGGCAGGAGGCCGGACCGATGCAGGGAGCCAGCGTCCGGGCGGGGTGAGTAGATTCCTCGGGCGCCGCCCAGCTGAGGTGTGAAATCCGGATCGGTGCTGCGGCGCCGCTCGGAATGACATGGTTCGCGAAAGGACCGGATCGCACACTGGTTCCTGGAATCCGGTATGACGACAAGGCCTCACACGGAGGAAACGGAGTCGACGGAGAACGACATGACGTTCTCCGTCGACTCCGTGTGAAACATGCGGTTTCCGGGTCTCGATCCGGAGAGATTCCCGCGCCGGAATCCCCCGTGTTTGCTGGAAACCATCGTTTCGGAAGCTCGCGTGAACGGTGTGCGGGTTGACACAAAGCGGCTCCGGGGCTAGCTTTGCGGCCGTTCAAACGACTTCCGTGGACGCGGCCGCCGGACGGACGGCGCCCAAGCGCGAGGATCTGGGCGGGAAGGCCCGGTCCTCTTTTGTTATTCGCGGCGCGCGACGCC
This region of Longimicrobium sp. genomic DNA includes:
- a CDS encoding glycosyltransferase family 2 protein is translated as MGQVLFWLGAATVLFFLAVAVEVIAGGRRLVFLRDVAPLGDDEMPAVSVIVPARNEERGVERALRSVLAQRGPRTEVIVVEDRSEDATGAILDRMAAEDPALRVVHVTELPPGWLGKNHALWLGAEAAAGELLLFTDADVVMAPGTVRRAAAHVVRGGFDHVTMGPRVDMPGWVLKTFGIVFGLNFVLFTRPWKARDPRSRHFVGVGAFNLVRAEVYRAIGTHRAIAMRPDDDMKLGKLVKKHGFRQDLVIGADAISVEWYHGVREAVLGLRKNGFAGVDYRISLVLLATVTQLVFFVWPWIAVFATGGATRALYALAVGFMLFLFAGLARQQKVPMWYGVFWPVASLLFVYVTWNATLYALVHRGIEWRGTHYPLDQLRANRV